From Nitratidesulfovibrio vulgaris str. Hildenborough, a single genomic window includes:
- the malQ gene encoding 4-alpha-glucanotransferase, which yields MSVRASGILLHFSSLPSVGGIGDIGPAAHAFVRLLASAGQSCWQFLPLNPTSTFIGNSPYSSPSAFACNPLFISLERLADEGLVSWADIGDLPGGVSEGGALSRVDYEAVDSHRRRVLRAAYERNRGALAVDGGFRDFCRAEAHWLDDYAAFVSIKSAHSGASWDEWPEKLCRRDPAALGHWAASESVEMDYVRFEQYLFHRQWRELRAVAANAGVRLIGDVPIYVTYDSADVWAAPHFFKLGEDLRPVTVAGVPPDYFSETGQRWGNPVYDWDALRADGYRWWVRRLRRNLALADMVRIDHFRGFAGFWEIPAEEATAINGRWVSAPGMELFSVLSRALPGLPFIAEDLGVITPDVRELRDTFALPGMKVLQFAFGGDPASNPDIPFRHVERSVVYTGTHDNPPTRAWFDALPDGDRWRFETYVGHEVGSDRAATVMQRLALGSVAGLCLLPLQDVLGLGGEARMNMPSIPQGNWSWRMLPEHMELRRYEALARMTALYGRC from the coding sequence ATGAGCGTGCGCGCAAGTGGCATCCTGCTGCATTTCTCCTCGTTACCATCCGTCGGGGGCATCGGCGACATCGGCCCTGCGGCCCATGCCTTCGTGCGCCTCTTGGCGTCGGCGGGCCAGTCGTGCTGGCAATTCCTCCCCCTCAATCCGACATCGACGTTCATAGGCAACTCACCCTATTCGAGTCCCTCGGCCTTTGCGTGCAATCCGCTGTTCATCAGCCTTGAACGTCTCGCCGACGAAGGGCTGGTCTCATGGGCCGATATCGGCGACCTGCCGGGGGGTGTGAGCGAAGGCGGCGCACTTTCGCGTGTCGACTATGAGGCGGTGGACAGCCACCGGCGCCGGGTCTTGCGCGCCGCCTACGAACGCAACCGTGGTGCCCTTGCCGTTGATGGCGGTTTCCGTGACTTCTGCCGTGCCGAGGCCCACTGGCTTGACGACTATGCGGCCTTCGTATCCATCAAGTCCGCCCATTCCGGCGCAAGCTGGGACGAGTGGCCCGAGAAGCTGTGCAGGCGCGACCCTGCGGCACTGGGGCACTGGGCCGCCAGCGAGTCGGTGGAGATGGACTATGTGCGCTTCGAGCAATATCTCTTCCATCGCCAATGGCGTGAACTTCGCGCCGTCGCCGCCAATGCGGGGGTGCGCCTCATCGGTGACGTGCCCATCTATGTCACCTATGACAGTGCCGACGTGTGGGCTGCGCCGCACTTCTTCAAGCTGGGTGAAGACCTGCGACCAGTCACCGTGGCGGGGGTGCCGCCCGACTATTTCAGCGAGACCGGGCAGCGCTGGGGAAACCCGGTGTACGACTGGGATGCGTTGAGGGCCGACGGATACCGCTGGTGGGTGCGCCGGCTGCGCCGCAACCTTGCCTTGGCAGACATGGTGCGCATCGACCATTTTCGAGGCTTCGCGGGTTTCTGGGAGATTCCTGCGGAGGAGGCGACAGCCATCAACGGTCGCTGGGTCAGCGCGCCGGGTATGGAACTGTTCTCCGTGCTGTCACGGGCGTTGCCGGGCTTGCCGTTCATTGCGGAGGACCTCGGCGTCATCACGCCGGATGTGCGCGAATTGCGCGACACCTTCGCCCTGCCGGGCATGAAGGTGCTGCAATTCGCCTTCGGCGGCGACCCGGCATCCAACCCTGACATCCCCTTCCGGCATGTGGAACGTTCGGTGGTCTATACGGGGACGCACGACAACCCGCCCACGCGGGCGTGGTTCGACGCCTTGCCGGACGGCGACCGGTGGCGTTTCGAGACCTATGTCGGACACGAGGTCGGCTCTGACCGGGCGGCGACGGTCATGCAGCGTCTGGCGCTGGGCAGCGTGGCGGGGCTGTGCCTCTTGCCGTTGCAGGATGTGCTCGGGCTTGGGGGTGAGGCGCGCATGAACATGCCCTCCATCCCGCAGGGCAACTGGTCATGGCGCATGCTGCCGGAACACATGGAACTCCGACGCTATGAGGCGCTGGCGAGGATGACGGCCCTGTACGGACGTTGCTGA
- the sppA gene encoding signal peptide peptidase SppA: protein MQPTTRLSFSQRHPFIFGFLLIMVAVALFTGATATFRHLTDAGSFGGPRIGIVRIEGMIGDVRKTLEWMRKLAEDRTVRGVLVRVDSPGGAVAPSQELHDAVKRLAADKPVVVSMGSLAASGGLMVSTGATRIVANPATITGSIGVKMEMPNVQGLMDKIGVARQTLVSGDLKDAGSPFRAMSEAERAYFQSIIMEMYGQFVSMIAEDRNIPVEKVRSFADGRILTGSQALELGLVDKLGSEAAAMDVLLALVDLKGEKPVFIEPPKERSWVREVLESALGIAPPQNMGQPAFLYY, encoded by the coding sequence ATGCAGCCGACAACTAGGCTCTCTTTCAGCCAGCGGCATCCGTTCATCTTCGGATTCCTGCTCATCATGGTGGCGGTGGCCCTCTTTACGGGGGCCACGGCCACCTTTCGTCATTTGACCGATGCTGGCTCCTTCGGGGGCCCGCGCATCGGCATCGTGCGCATCGAAGGCATGATCGGCGATGTACGCAAGACACTGGAGTGGATGCGCAAGCTTGCCGAAGACCGCACCGTGCGCGGGGTGCTGGTGCGGGTCGACTCGCCCGGCGGGGCTGTCGCCCCCTCGCAGGAATTGCACGATGCCGTGAAACGGCTTGCTGCCGACAAGCCCGTCGTCGTCTCCATGGGCAGCCTTGCCGCATCTGGCGGGCTCATGGTCTCCACGGGTGCCACCCGCATCGTCGCCAACCCTGCCACCATCACGGGGTCCATCGGCGTGAAGATGGAGATGCCCAACGTGCAGGGACTCATGGACAAGATTGGCGTGGCACGGCAGACGCTCGTCTCCGGCGACCTCAAGGACGCCGGTTCGCCCTTCCGCGCCATGTCCGAAGCGGAACGCGCCTACTTTCAGAGCATCATCATGGAGATGTACGGTCAATTCGTGAGCATGATTGCCGAAGACCGCAACATCCCGGTCGAGAAGGTGCGCAGTTTCGCCGACGGGCGCATCCTCACCGGGTCGCAGGCACTTGAACTGGGGCTGGTGGACAAGCTTGGCAGCGAAGCCGCAGCCATGGACGTGCTGCTTGCCCTTGTGGACCTCAAGGGTGAAAAGCCCGTGTTCATCGAACCGCCCAAGGAACGGTCGTGGGTGCGCGAGGTGCTCGAATCGGCACTCGGCATCGCCCCGCCGCAGAACATGGGCCAGCCCGCCTTCCTGTATTACTAG
- a CDS encoding 30S ribosomal protein S1 gives MATTPETMENHAFDADMSFESALENYLSSDFGDLEEGSIVKGEIVRLGDDYVLVDVNFKSEGQIAANEFRDANGDLIIGVGDRVDVFVVRKNEMEGTITLSYEKAKRMQLFDQLEEVQEKNGVIKGRIVRRIKGGYTVDLGGVEAFLPGSHVDLRPVPDMDALVNQEYEFRVLKINRRRSNVIVSRRVLLEEERDSKRQDLLRTLEEGQVVKGKAKNITEYGVFVDLGGLDGLLHITDMSWKRIRHPKELVSLGQELELKVLSFDRDSQKVSLGMKQLVADPWQDITAKFPEGLRGQGKVTNLVDYGAFVELEPGVEGLVHISEMSWTRKLRHPSQMVRVGDEVEVVILGVDPDKKRISLGMKQVKPNPWEVVAEKYPEGTILEGVIKNITEFGMFIGIEDGIDGLIHVSDISWTKKIRHPNEMYKVGDVVQAKVLTVDQENEKFTLGVKQLAEDPWSRVPATYPVGTLVTGSVTNITDFGLFVEVEEGIEGLVHVSEISQKKIKSPSEIYKEGQEIQAKVIHVSAEERRLGLSIKQLKDEEERRKPKEFRSGSPEVGGQTLGDILKLKLEEDAADN, from the coding sequence ATGGCAACCACCCCTGAAACCATGGAAAATCACGCTTTCGACGCAGATATGAGCTTCGAAAGCGCCCTTGAGAACTACCTCAGCTCCGACTTCGGCGACCTTGAAGAAGGTTCCATCGTCAAGGGCGAGATCGTCCGCCTCGGCGACGACTACGTTCTCGTCGACGTGAACTTCAAGTCCGAAGGCCAGATCGCTGCCAACGAATTCAGGGATGCCAACGGCGACCTGATCATCGGCGTGGGCGACCGGGTAGACGTCTTCGTCGTTCGCAAGAACGAGATGGAAGGCACCATCACCCTGTCCTACGAGAAGGCCAAGCGCATGCAGCTCTTCGACCAGCTCGAAGAAGTGCAGGAGAAGAACGGCGTCATCAAGGGTCGTATCGTTCGTCGCATCAAGGGTGGCTACACCGTCGACCTCGGCGGTGTGGAAGCGTTCCTGCCCGGCTCGCACGTCGACCTGCGCCCCGTGCCCGACATGGACGCGCTGGTGAACCAGGAATACGAATTCCGCGTTCTCAAGATCAACCGCCGCCGCAGCAACGTCATCGTTTCCCGCCGCGTGCTCCTCGAAGAGGAACGCGACTCCAAGCGTCAGGATCTTCTGCGTACCCTCGAAGAAGGTCAGGTGGTCAAGGGCAAGGCGAAGAACATCACCGAGTACGGCGTGTTCGTCGACCTCGGCGGTCTCGACGGCCTGCTGCACATCACCGACATGTCGTGGAAGCGCATCCGTCATCCCAAGGAACTGGTCTCCCTCGGTCAGGAACTGGAACTCAAGGTTCTCTCCTTCGACCGCGACAGCCAGAAGGTCTCCCTCGGCATGAAGCAGCTGGTGGCCGACCCGTGGCAGGACATCACCGCCAAGTTCCCCGAAGGTCTGCGCGGTCAGGGCAAGGTCACCAACCTTGTCGACTACGGTGCCTTCGTCGAACTCGAACCCGGTGTGGAAGGCCTGGTGCACATCTCCGAGATGTCCTGGACCCGCAAGCTGCGTCATCCTTCGCAGATGGTGCGCGTGGGCGATGAAGTCGAGGTGGTCATCCTCGGCGTCGACCCCGACAAGAAGCGCATCTCCCTCGGCATGAAGCAGGTCAAGCCCAATCCTTGGGAAGTCGTGGCCGAGAAGTACCCCGAAGGGACCATCCTTGAGGGCGTCATCAAGAACATCACCGAATTCGGCATGTTCATCGGCATCGAAGACGGCATCGACGGCCTCATCCACGTGTCCGACATCAGCTGGACCAAGAAGATCCGTCATCCCAACGAGATGTACAAGGTCGGCGATGTCGTGCAGGCCAAGGTGCTCACCGTCGATCAGGAGAACGAGAAGTTCACCCTCGGCGTGAAGCAGCTTGCCGAAGACCCGTGGAGCCGTGTGCCCGCCACCTACCCCGTGGGCACCCTCGTCACCGGTAGCGTGACCAACATCACCGACTTCGGCCTGTTCGTGGAAGTGGAAGAGGGCATCGAAGGCCTCGTCCACGTCTCCGAAATCAGCCAGAAGAAGATCAAATCTCCTTCCGAGATCTACAAGGAAGGTCAGGAGATCCAGGCCAAGGTCATCCATGTGAGCGCGGAAGAGCGTCGTCTCGGCCTCTCCATCAAGCAGCTCAAGGATGAGGAAGAGCGTCGCAAGCCCAAGGAGTTCCGTTCCGGTTCTCCCGAAGTGGGCGGTCAGACCCTTGGCGATATCCTCAAGCTGAAGCTGGAAGAGGATGCAGCCGACAACTAG
- the rimO gene encoding 30S ribosomal protein S12 methylthiotransferase RimO, whose amino-acid sequence MISVYSISLGCPKNRVDTEHLLGSLGVAVQPVEHLSRADVVLINTCGFILPAVEESVRTIVETIDDLSGLRKRPLLAVAGCLVGRYGAKELASELPEVDVWLPNQDITAWPAMLAHALKLEGAVTPGRLLSTGPSYAWLKISDGCRHNCSFCTIPSIRGGHRSTPADVLEREARDLVAQGVRELVLVAQDVTAWGEDIGAPHGLATLLERLLPVPGLARLRLMYLYPAGLTRELLGFMRDAGAPLVPYFDVPLQHAHPDILSRMGRPFARDPRRVVERVRDFFPDAALRTSLIVGFPGETDEHYAALTSFVEETRFTHMGVFAYRAEEGTPAAEMPEQVEDRVKEWRRDALMEVQAEISEELLAVHEGTRQQVLVDAPHEEWPGLHTGRTWFQAPEIDGITYVSGPGVEPGALVEADIVETRTYDLVALA is encoded by the coding sequence ATGATAAGCGTTTATTCCATAAGCCTCGGCTGCCCCAAGAACAGGGTCGACACCGAGCATCTCCTGGGTTCGCTGGGCGTCGCCGTGCAGCCGGTGGAGCACCTGTCACGTGCCGACGTGGTGCTCATCAACACCTGCGGCTTCATCCTGCCCGCCGTCGAGGAGTCGGTGCGTACCATCGTCGAGACCATCGACGACCTGTCCGGGTTGCGCAAGCGCCCTCTGCTGGCGGTCGCCGGGTGTCTCGTGGGTCGTTACGGCGCCAAGGAACTGGCCTCTGAACTGCCGGAAGTCGACGTATGGCTGCCCAATCAGGACATCACGGCATGGCCCGCCATGCTGGCGCATGCCCTCAAGCTGGAGGGAGCCGTCACTCCCGGCAGACTCTTGAGCACCGGGCCGTCATACGCGTGGCTGAAGATAAGCGACGGATGCCGCCATAACTGTTCGTTCTGCACCATCCCGTCCATCCGGGGCGGACATCGCTCCACGCCTGCCGACGTGCTGGAACGCGAGGCCCGCGACCTTGTGGCGCAAGGCGTGCGCGAGCTCGTTCTCGTGGCGCAGGACGTGACGGCATGGGGTGAGGACATCGGCGCCCCGCACGGCCTCGCCACGTTGCTTGAGAGGCTGCTGCCCGTGCCCGGTCTTGCGCGGCTGCGGCTCATGTACCTTTACCCGGCGGGGCTGACGCGCGAACTGCTCGGCTTCATGCGCGATGCCGGGGCACCGCTGGTGCCGTATTTCGACGTGCCGTTGCAGCACGCACACCCCGACATCCTCTCACGCATGGGGCGGCCCTTCGCGCGCGACCCGCGCCGCGTGGTGGAACGGGTGCGCGACTTCTTCCCCGACGCCGCCTTGCGCACCAGCCTCATCGTGGGGTTCCCCGGCGAGACCGACGAACACTACGCCGCGCTGACCAGCTTCGTGGAAGAGACCCGTTTCACGCATATGGGCGTCTTCGCCTACCGTGCCGAAGAGGGCACTCCTGCTGCGGAGATGCCGGAACAGGTCGAGGACAGGGTGAAGGAGTGGCGGCGCGATGCGCTCATGGAAGTACAGGCCGAGATAAGCGAAGAGTTGCTCGCGGTCCATGAAGGCACACGGCAGCAGGTGCTCGTGGACGCCCCGCACGAGGAGTGGCCGGGACTGCACACCGGGCGCACGTGGTTCCAGGCCCCCGAGATAGACGGCATCACCTACGTGAGCGGCCCCGGCGTCGAACCCGGCGCGCTGGTGGAGGCCGACATCGTTGAGACCCGCACCTACGACCTCGTGGCCCTTGCCTGA
- a CDS encoding two-component system sensor histidine kinase NtrB has product MNRSTGTSHDRRPFPLAVAGTGRPLGPMLTFLRRRDFTDAFPWVKLVAVVLPHGMDLPPMPLAEGLPRYGDAATLFASHPDLRLILDLTDDGSLTDGLRASAPPGVSVVGPDSALVLLEVMASERMCGSCNVQLQQARDLFATLIDQVDEDILLIDTEGHILDLNRNILERKGGTKDDWVGACCKEIDGPDFCAPPERGGCPFRETTATGRKAERIHTKVDEEGRVRYFRVYTYPVQDQNGRLTSIIEMRRDITNRTNMELRLQQSEKLAAIGELATYIAHEIRNPLFAIGGFANSLLRLPTLDETARGKVQVILEESRRLDNILRSILNFARPTTSKAGKADLNGVVRQTLELMAFGFDTRRITSELALAADLPRVRGDAELIKQCLINLVKNAQEAMPGGGVLTVRTGMTHSHVFVTVEDSGEGIPAEMHERIFSPFFSTKEKGAGIGLAMTRKIVEDMGGKVDLVSHVGKGTRITLFLPPVLAVPEGETPPHANGPAGEDTPGETGRQGSPSSRDAQTSETATSGTPPPPETASAPASSATSPCPFARKD; this is encoded by the coding sequence ATGAACCGCTCAACCGGAACATCCCACGATCGCAGGCCCTTTCCGCTGGCGGTGGCAGGAACGGGCAGGCCACTCGGCCCCATGCTCACCTTCCTGCGCCGTAGGGATTTTACCGACGCATTCCCGTGGGTCAAGCTCGTTGCCGTCGTGCTTCCCCACGGAATGGACCTTCCGCCCATGCCGCTGGCCGAGGGACTACCCCGCTACGGCGACGCCGCCACCCTCTTCGCCAGCCACCCCGACCTGCGCCTCATCCTCGACCTCACCGACGACGGTTCGCTGACGGACGGGCTTCGTGCCAGCGCCCCCCCCGGGGTCTCGGTGGTGGGGCCGGACTCGGCACTGGTGCTGCTCGAGGTCATGGCCTCGGAAAGGATGTGCGGAAGCTGCAACGTCCAGTTGCAGCAGGCGCGCGACCTTTTCGCCACCCTCATCGACCAGGTCGATGAGGACATCCTGCTCATCGACACCGAAGGGCATATCCTCGACCTCAACCGCAACATCCTCGAACGCAAGGGAGGCACCAAGGACGACTGGGTCGGTGCATGCTGCAAGGAGATAGACGGCCCGGATTTCTGTGCCCCCCCTGAACGTGGCGGCTGCCCCTTCCGCGAGACCACCGCCACGGGGCGCAAGGCCGAACGCATCCACACCAAGGTCGACGAGGAGGGGCGCGTCCGCTACTTCCGCGTCTACACCTACCCCGTGCAGGACCAGAACGGGCGCCTCACCAGCATCATCGAGATGCGGCGCGACATCACCAACCGCACGAACATGGAACTGCGCCTTCAGCAATCCGAGAAGCTTGCCGCCATAGGCGAACTGGCCACCTACATCGCCCACGAGATACGCAACCCGCTCTTCGCCATCGGCGGCTTCGCCAACTCGCTGCTGCGCCTCCCCACGCTGGACGAGACCGCGCGGGGCAAGGTTCAGGTCATCCTCGAAGAATCGCGCAGACTCGACAACATCCTGCGCAGCATCCTCAACTTCGCGCGGCCCACCACCTCCAAGGCGGGCAAGGCCGACCTCAACGGTGTCGTGCGCCAGACACTGGAACTCATGGCCTTCGGCTTCGACACGCGGCGCATCACCAGTGAACTTGCCCTCGCCGCCGACCTGCCGCGTGTACGCGGCGACGCCGAACTCATCAAGCAGTGTCTCATCAACCTCGTCAAGAACGCACAGGAGGCCATGCCGGGTGGCGGAGTGCTCACCGTGCGCACCGGCATGACGCACAGCCATGTCTTCGTGACGGTGGAGGACTCCGGCGAAGGCATCCCCGCCGAGATGCACGAGCGCATCTTCAGCCCGTTCTTCAGCACCAAGGAGAAGGGGGCGGGCATCGGCCTCGCCATGACGCGCAAGATCGTCGAGGACATGGGCGGCAAGGTCGACCTCGTGAGCCACGTGGGCAAGGGCACGCGCATCACGCTCTTCCTGCCCCCCGTACTTGCCGTGCCGGAAGGCGAGACGCCCCCGCACGCGAACGGACCTGCCGGAGAGGACACCCCCGGAGAGACCGGCAGGCAGGGCTCCCCGTCAAGCCGGGATGCACAGACCTCGGAGACCGCGACGTCGGGCACGCCCCCCCCGCCGGAGACCGCCTCCGCCCCCGCATCGTCGGCGACGTCGCCCTGTCCGTTCGCACGCAAGGATTGA
- the rdgB gene encoding RdgB/HAM1 family non-canonical purine NTP pyrophosphatase, giving the protein MTKATIVLATRNAGKVAELADALRAYGLDVLGLDAFPQVGEIEETGTTFEENALLKARAVAEATGHVAVADDSGLEVDALERRPGVYSARYSDDTPDLPGDTRDARNNAKLLLELDGVPAERRTARFRCVMAACTPDGRHVFAEGAWEGHIALAPEGDNGFGYDPLFIDPQSGLHSAQLSRDEKNARSHRGKALRRLLELWPAFWRG; this is encoded by the coding sequence ATGACCAAGGCTACCATCGTGCTCGCCACCCGCAACGCAGGCAAGGTCGCTGAACTCGCCGACGCCCTGCGTGCCTACGGGCTCGACGTACTCGGCCTCGACGCCTTTCCGCAGGTGGGCGAGATAGAGGAGACGGGCACCACCTTCGAGGAGAACGCCCTGCTGAAGGCACGTGCCGTGGCGGAAGCCACCGGACATGTCGCCGTGGCGGACGATTCCGGCCTCGAGGTCGACGCGCTGGAAAGACGCCCCGGCGTCTATTCCGCACGGTATTCCGACGACACGCCCGACCTCCCCGGCGACACGCGCGATGCCCGCAACAACGCCAAGCTGCTGCTTGAACTCGACGGCGTGCCCGCCGAACGGCGCACGGCACGTTTCCGTTGTGTCATGGCAGCCTGCACGCCCGACGGACGACATGTCTTCGCCGAAGGTGCGTGGGAAGGCCACATCGCCCTCGCCCCGGAAGGCGACAACGGCTTCGGCTACGACCCGCTGTTCATCGACCCGCAGTCAGGCCTCCACTCGGCGCAGCTTTCACGCGACGAGAAGAACGCCCGCAGCCATCGCGGCAAGGCGCTACGACGTCTCCTCGAACTGTGGCCCGCCTTCTGGCGCGGCTGA
- a CDS encoding bacteriohemerythrin yields the protein MTLKRKLMVGFILALFVTCTLIAGVNWYFAHDGMNGIGDTAVEAMKDRARGQLESIRSAKALHIEDLFQRIRNQTRTLAESLTVREAATTLSAAYFTVQGETTGALDAKALRGKLTEDYAGANYLANPTFATHARTAKGYAPRPAETYLPKDANGIILQAMYVHPSGNPNPLGEKHRLDANPLASTYNTLHRKYHPILRNYLTTFGYYDIFIIDAASGVIVYTVFKEKDYATSLLTGPYRDTGLGAVFREAVENGRKGRRDAVSISDFAPYEPSYNAPAAFIAAPVFDDRGTCQAVLAFQMPVDNIDRIMTSNGRWQEVGLGTTGETYLVGPDMHPRSKLRAASGASDEVVVDSEAARKALGGESGTATIRDYRGKNVLAAWQPLRLEGLHYGLIAEIDIDEALLAASKITAARQGAEARTLWGTLLVLALGTLLGSGIAIALVGALSRPLQRLQVYAGDVAAGNLDARPEGQYPAELDAMRHSIESMVQNLRMRIHEADAKGMEAADSAQAAQAALDKARASETRIKGLMERMTGAAGKARSVSEHVSRSINDLTAQVHTITQGVETQRHRMDDTAQAMDTMRTMVSDVADNARRAAEQADLSRGHAQQGASGVGEAVASIGQVRERIERLNTAMARLGEEADSIGKVMSVISDIADQTNLLALNAAIEAARAGDAGRGFAVVADEVRKLAEKTMQATGEVGSAVTRIQTHTRDNIAAVETAMREATASADAATASGRVMDDIVSRVDETAGMVQSIAAASDQQAAAATMVGRNVEEVNAIAGDTAASMSHFAGTLEDIFSQVQELFSMIEVISTGEEGVSVLADTGDADVLVKWSEDLANLPSIDTQHKRLVDYINDLYRAARRRDMDKAREVFDALKNYAVEHFGYEERLFADYAYPEATRHKEIHRRFVETVLKWEKQLAAGDPEVVMTTLRGLVDWLVNHIMKEDKKYEAYLRERGVS from the coding sequence ATGACACTCAAGCGCAAGCTCATGGTCGGATTCATCCTTGCCCTGTTCGTGACCTGCACTCTCATAGCCGGAGTCAACTGGTACTTCGCCCACGACGGCATGAACGGCATCGGCGACACTGCAGTGGAAGCCATGAAGGACAGGGCACGCGGGCAGCTTGAGAGCATTCGCAGCGCCAAGGCCCTGCACATCGAAGACCTGTTCCAACGCATCCGCAACCAGACACGCACGCTGGCAGAGAGTCTCACCGTCCGTGAGGCCGCAACGACACTGAGTGCGGCCTATTTCACGGTGCAAGGCGAGACCACTGGCGCGCTCGACGCCAAGGCACTGCGAGGCAAGCTGACCGAGGACTATGCCGGGGCGAACTATCTCGCCAACCCGACCTTCGCCACCCATGCCCGCACCGCGAAGGGCTACGCCCCCCGTCCTGCGGAAACGTACCTGCCGAAAGATGCCAACGGCATCATCCTGCAGGCGATGTACGTGCACCCTTCGGGCAACCCCAACCCGCTGGGCGAAAAGCACCGCCTCGACGCCAACCCGCTGGCGTCCACCTACAACACCCTGCACCGCAAGTACCATCCCATACTGCGCAACTATCTGACGACGTTCGGCTACTACGACATCTTCATCATCGATGCCGCCAGCGGCGTCATCGTCTATACGGTCTTCAAGGAGAAGGACTACGCCACCTCACTGCTGACGGGCCCCTACCGCGACACGGGGCTGGGCGCGGTCTTTCGCGAGGCGGTGGAGAACGGACGCAAGGGACGGCGCGACGCCGTATCCATCTCCGACTTCGCCCCCTACGAACCCAGCTACAACGCTCCGGCGGCCTTCATAGCAGCACCGGTCTTCGACGACCGGGGAACATGCCAGGCCGTGCTGGCCTTCCAGATGCCCGTGGACAACATCGACCGCATCATGACCTCGAACGGACGCTGGCAGGAGGTGGGGCTTGGCACCACGGGTGAGACCTACCTCGTGGGCCCCGACATGCACCCGCGTTCGAAGCTGCGCGCCGCCTCCGGGGCATCGGACGAGGTCGTCGTCGACAGCGAGGCGGCACGCAAGGCCCTCGGTGGCGAGTCGGGCACGGCCACCATCAGGGACTACCGCGGCAAGAACGTCCTCGCGGCATGGCAGCCACTGCGTCTGGAAGGTCTCCACTACGGCCTCATCGCCGAAATCGACATCGACGAGGCCCTCCTTGCCGCCAGCAAGATAACCGCCGCACGACAGGGTGCCGAAGCGCGCACGCTCTGGGGCACGCTACTGGTGCTCGCCCTCGGCACGCTGCTCGGGTCGGGCATCGCCATAGCGCTGGTGGGCGCTCTCTCCAGACCGCTTCAACGGCTACAGGTCTACGCGGGAGACGTGGCCGCGGGCAACCTCGACGCGCGCCCCGAAGGGCAGTACCCGGCCGAACTCGACGCCATGCGCCACTCCATCGAGAGCATGGTGCAGAACCTGCGTATGCGCATCCATGAGGCTGACGCCAAGGGCATGGAAGCCGCCGACAGCGCACAGGCGGCACAGGCCGCGCTGGACAAGGCCCGGGCATCCGAAACCCGCATCAAGGGCCTCATGGAACGCATGACCGGGGCGGCAGGCAAGGCCCGCAGCGTGTCGGAACACGTCTCACGTTCCATCAACGACCTCACCGCGCAGGTGCACACCATCACGCAGGGCGTCGAGACGCAGCGCCACCGCATGGACGACACGGCGCAAGCCATGGATACCATGCGCACCATGGTCTCCGATGTGGCTGACAATGCCCGGCGGGCGGCGGAACAGGCCGACCTTTCACGTGGGCACGCGCAGCAGGGCGCCTCGGGAGTGGGCGAGGCCGTGGCCTCCATCGGTCAGGTCCGCGAACGCATCGAACGCCTCAACACCGCCATGGCCCGCCTCGGTGAAGAGGCCGACAGCATCGGCAAGGTCATGTCCGTCATCTCCGACATCGCCGACCAGACCAACCTGCTGGCCCTCAACGCAGCCATCGAGGCGGCAAGGGCGGGGGACGCCGGGCGCGGGTTCGCCGTGGTGGCCGACGAAGTGCGCAAACTCGCAGAGAAGACCATGCAGGCGACAGGCGAGGTCGGCAGTGCCGTCACGCGCATACAGACCCACACCCGAGACAACATCGCCGCCGTTGAGACAGCCATGCGCGAAGCCACAGCGTCGGCGGACGCGGCGACGGCATCGGGCCGGGTCATGGACGACATCGTCTCCCGCGTGGACGAGACGGCGGGCATGGTGCAGTCCATCGCCGCAGCCAGCGACCAGCAGGCCGCGGCCGCGACCATGGTGGGGCGCAACGTGGAGGAGGTGAACGCCATCGCAGGTGACACGGCCGCCTCCATGAGCCACTTCGCAGGCACACTGGAGGACATCTTCTCGCAAGTACAGGAACTGTTCTCCATGATCGAGGTCATCAGCACCGGCGAAGAGGGGGTATCGGTACTGGCCGATACGGGTGACGCGGATGTGCTCGTGAAATGGTCCGAAGACCTCGCCAACCTGCCGAGCATCGATACGCAGCACAAGCGTCTCGTGGACTACATCAACGACCTCTACCGGGCCGCACGACGCAGGGACATGGACAAGGCACGGGAGGTGTTCGACGCGCTCAAGAACTACGCCGTGGAGCATTTCGGGTACGAGGAGAGGCTCTTCGCAGACTATGCCTACCCCGAAGCGACACGTCACAAGGAGATACATCGCCGCTTCGTCGAGACCGTTCTCAAATGGGAGAAGCAACTGGCTGCCGGAGACCCGGAGGTGGTGATGACCACACTGCGCGGACTCGTCGACTGGCTGGTGAACCATATCATGAAGGAGGACAAGAAGTACGAGGCGTACTTGCGCGAACGCGGAGTCTCCTGA